The sequence cccggccacccccccccctcggagtcacccgctcgctgctgacgtGTGttatagcggcagcagcgagcagggaccaaggagcaaacgagcactaataCCTTGCTGTCGGcgcgtgtaatagcactggcagtgagcggggaacgaggaaaaACTAACCGCTTGCTGCTTAAGAATCAGTACTGTTgaagtaaggctacgttcacacggagcaaaacttgTGGAATTGTTCATTCTTCTGCGCAGAGATGCGGCGcgggagcctcccatagactgttattatgacagggaggctggcgggattccgtggcggacaattccgccatggaattccgccagcctaaTGCAAAGTATTCAACTCTTTATAAACATTATataagcacttctctccccacCTCTCTCCTCGGAGATAGGATCCATAGTCTTCTTATAGAATCCATCTCTTGCAGCGAGAAAAGATAAAGTGAGAGAAGCGCTGAGCTGAGTGCTTCTCCCGCTCAATATAAGCAAATAAAACTTGGGCAACAGATAGTTTGGTTGCACGATGGATCAAATTTTAACTATTGTGTGCAAGTACAGtttatatataatacatttgCATGTGCCCTATTAGGGTTAATGGATGTcacatgcttttttttatttatttattttacaatcaATTCCTTTTTCCATTCTACTTCTTCAGCTTTTTGGATCAGCTTTGGTTCGAAAAAGTGCAGAAGCGACCGATGTCTTATACAGATGCAGCTTTTCTCCTGCGGGTTCGTAGGACAGCAGATCAGACCTTACAGCAGAACAAACCTTATCTTGTGCCCCCACAGGTCTCAGTATTTTATCCCGATTCATCCACTCAGGCTCCTTGAATGCTTCTCGTCCCTGATGAAGACGGAATATTGTTTATAGCTTTATACTATTATGTTACGTTTTATAATCAATATTGGTAATGAAAGCAAAACATAGAATTTTGCATATTCGAaagggccccatacacattaaataTATGTCAGTCAAGACTGCTGTTTTTAGTAGTCAGCttaccatctaatgtgtatgcccccccccagctgtctaCTAAAAAATTATGTTaggggagagaaggattgggcatgttggatttccacTGCTTGATCCTTTTGTTTGCAGGGATAGGACACTGCTCGAGTCTGGCAATGGCCTTCCCTTTCACCCTCATTTGTAACACATGAGCTCTCAGCTGAGCCAAGCATTGGATAAGATAGCTATTGAAGGTGTGCGGCCAGCTTTACCTGATTACGGTATGGGGAGGGGTCCCGGCTTCTTGCTCCTGCTGCTTTTGAGCCACTGAACCCCTGTGTGAGGAGACATATTAGTGACATTGATTAGTAATATCTATGTGAACTCCATATAAACTtctaaaatcatgtttttcttctaaGCTCAAGTGTCATGGAGGCCGGGCTGAACCACAACATACATATATTTACATTCTCTAAGCATTAGTAAATTTGCCCCAATGTCTGGAAGCCATTTTGGTGGGGAGGTCACTTTGCTGGGCAAATAGTATATTCCTTTGCCTCAAAGGTCTGGAAAAAAGAGTTCTATAGGCCAGATGTTGCttcctggggggaaaaaaacatgcaaaTTAGCTCTTCTCCAGAAGAAACAATGGCGTCACCTATTGGAAGTAACTACCTGTCAATATCCAACCTATAAAAGAacctatgtggtgtcccaccacgggtgtagctattagttacacccatagtaaaagcctgtactttttcacGCCGTGgaccaggagagacacagtgtaGGACATTATCCATatagaaagtaaaggaactgatccggatagagcaaagttgctagaaacctatgaactctatctcgcagcacgggtgtatgcagggaaccctcagcattccgctcatctcaggtaacaaggtctggggcttgtgtcacccactagcaCGGgtacactggtagggcaataggtggtgcaaagacccaagAGTCAAaaaacgggcacaagtattctctctctctctctcttctcaagtattcttctatttctacctccgattttccggcagagcacagtactacttgggttgggactctcacaacatcctcctctctgctcttctgatcCTCTTTCATGCCTCTCGGCACGCAATCCAGTCAACTGTACCACTTTCTATACtctctacagatctggatcctaaagtatcaagtttcttatcaagtgtaaagtattctatcaatgcaaagctgtatgatctgctgcatacaagtatcttcagagtaaaccacattttatttatgataaagagactctgattCCTCGTTAGCACtgacatagtacacacacactccttgggtcatctcccctgtcTGTGGGTGGCAGCGCCAATAGTCTGgatgggtcactattccactccggaccaccgtaataagtacccaaggggccccgcaacaacccggcaggtcactgaccacaggggaacaaggtatagccggccctttaaaataaaagcaggtgtgccaccacacctgtgtgcccaactggcactggcgtcacaacataacatcactggccccggctatatctcagccaaccaccagagaactggcgtcacactttaccatctggcaagtgtcCGGCCGTATCGCCTCCACACCGAAGGTGTACAAGCGAGGCGTACGCCACATCTAGACATGGCTGGGAACATTTAGATAGCTATGatctcctccaaaaggaagaaTACCCATCTGTCGACTTGTTTCAGGGTTCCTGCCCcctgtcagtacagagcagggtactGATGGTTGGGAGAGAAGCCTTGGTGGCTCATTGGGATTAATGTCTCTCTATGTGACATCTGCCAGCTGGCGTATGTAGTCTAATAGGCTGAGCTCTTGCTCGATGGGTGTTTCCTTGCATGACAAGTCACTGTTATTCATTCACAAAGCCCTAAGGAAGCTAAGAAGGTTTCACTCTAAATAAAGACTATAATACACTACAGCCATAGTATTTGCCGTTCTTTATTTTTTGCTCTTGTTTTGTCTATGGCCAAGCCTTCCAGCTATGAAGAGAAGGAATTTTATTTACTTACAGGAGACAATAGTCATAGCCGTGGTTCCCCCATTGTCATGTTCATCCCtgacagtctctattattggataTCAGCCCATATTGTGTTGTACCAGAACCTGAACCTTTTATTCTTATCACTATCAATCAACTCCTGTTTGTCTGTCTTTGAAGTTGGTGGAAAGAGAACAACATGTCGCCAGATCATCAGCACGTTCACAGCAGCAGGAAACAGGTGTGATGATGGGAAGCAGCGTCCGGCGTGTGCCCACCCATGTCGTAGTATTAGTGAACATGGTGCGGCATGTGACAGGGCAATGGCATAATGTGAGCCTGGTACACTAAAAGTTCATTACAGATGTGAGGAACAATTCATACTAGTGGAAAAAGTTTGTAAAAAGTTGGACTTGCCCACAGGACGACCCTGCTGAGATCCGGCAATAACATGAGGCCCAGCAGAGAAACCCGTCTGAATCAACAGTGGGAGCTTTTCTGACACGTATGCCAAATATACACTgcaaactttgggggagatttatcaaacatggtgtaaagtgaaactgactcagttgcccctagcaaccaatcagattccactttccattccttacagcctctttggaaaatgaaagtggaatctgattggttgctaggggcaactgagccagtttcacttcacaccatgtttgataaatcttccctttcTTGTCTACACCTAATAATCTGTTGGTTAGCTGTATTGTGTAAACTTGGGCCAAGGGCATCTTCACTTTGCTGAGTCTTCGCACAGCATTAAaggggtgagactaacaattcattccatacttgttattatctattcggtctccttccaccagttctgagctgctgctttctgtaaagacaaagaaatctgtgtgtgagcctttctctctgtctccctgctcccttctgagacggctgatgtaagcaagtccctggcaggctgtatatgcaatattgtagcttctttgtaatgctgggagggttaatctgaggtcaagttgctaatgatctcactgtgattaatcatcCCGGCATAACAAACAAgcaacaatgttgcagataaagccagttagggacttgtttacatcagctgtctcagaagggaggaaggggagacagagaaaaaagctcacacagatttttgtgttttcagcaggaagcagcagctcagaactgggggaaggaaacagaatagataataacaagtatgaaattaattgttagtctcagcaatggcagcaacatatgaaaagttatgtttgagtggagtacttCTTTAACATTTTATATGGGGTTTTCAGGATAGGTCATAAATATCCGATTGGTTGGGTGCCAACACCCTGCCGATCTGCTGTttaccagagacagcaccatacATTGTGTAGGTTCCTGTGAAAGGGAGCCTCTATGCACAATACCGAAGAGTACATGTGTCCTTCCATTAGTAATTGTAAATCGTGCTGCTCCTTACCGTATCCGTCCTTGGCGGAGGATGGAGACTGGCTCTCCTCTTCTGTAACTCCTGCCGCATCCGCACTGATTCCTGAACACAAAAGATTAGTATCACTGATATTTCTACAATGCAACTAGAATAATCACACTTGTATTGGGAAAAGTAATGGCAGCCTGTAGTCACACTTGCACTGGACTCTATTACTGTTTCTGGCTATTAAGATTGGTTAGATATATGCAAATATGTTCTGTACGATATAACTTATTTGAACGGAATTAAAAAATTAGCGTTCAGGTAAGCGGTGGCTACTGCCAACATGGTGCTTCCATTCATTCACAATGGACTACAATGGACTACTGTCTCTACTACCTCTGGATACAGGCACGGGGTGGACTGCCTTCGAGCTCTTCGCTGCTCCATCAATGAATATTTCCCAGAAAGACTCTCTATTAGCCCGGCCTCCAGGGCCTGAAAAGCTTCAAGGGCTTCTGCCGTCCTGAAAACAATTTATAATGGGAAATTACTttaaaccaataaaaaaaaaaaaaatatatatatatatatatatatatatatatacacacacacgttattaaaggggttttctgctcaaacaaaacttttcatatgttgctgcccatgtttagagtaacaattccttctatacttgttattatctattcagtcttcttcacccagttctgagctgctgctttctgctaaagacacaaaaaactgtttgagcttttctctcagtccCCCACTCCTCCACCCTTCCTCCCTTtccagatggctgatgtaaacaagtccctatctgcaacttgaTCAAAGggaattcatcagcaacttgacctcagacttacccacccagcattacaaagta is a genomic window of Dendropsophus ebraccatus isolate aDenEbr1 chromosome 4, aDenEbr1.pat, whole genome shotgun sequence containing:
- the LOC138789344 gene encoding TRIO and F-actin-binding protein-like, producing the protein MRSPGKAEVERMFGQERRTAEALEAFQALEAGLIESLSGKYSLMEQRRARRQSTPCLYPEESVRMRQELQKRRASLHPPPRTDTGFSGSKAAGARSRDPSPYRNQGREAFKEPEWMNRDKILRPVGAQDKKEERFDKNTELTWKNRETFLKSTPPLADASYEHQGSAHYEHRSREVKSV